The Miscanthus floridulus cultivar M001 chromosome 17, ASM1932011v1, whole genome shotgun sequence genome has a window encoding:
- the LOC136517914 gene encoding protein CHUP1, chloroplastic-like, producing the protein MPNPRDCSSSGVGGPSAGDSKDLPQLFLRVGAAVTLSVAGLLFSRRQRPPRQLLLPPPPPPPSESDDACSMKARTGLKELRILKNEDTKAKIISGNSVHTTTTTTTTTTTALVPLAPKCRSLADDEGYLLPEFNEMVLNEFGRDIDSIPTTPAARVREDVSNDHEVHKLRDLVRSLQERDKTLELQLLECYGLQEQDAAVRELENQLKINNVESKLYLLKIESLQSENQRMQTQLSENSKIISELEATRTKCKLLKKKLISDAEQAKEQITSLQKMVDSLQHKQTDEEKNHIEVEKKLKRLEELEKEATELRAANSRLQQENAHLIRRLEVTRLPPVPKSKNSMEVKALEEADRLKQETDKLAKEVEQLQSHRFADVEELVYLKWINACLRYELRNKDAPSGKTVARDLSKTLSPKSELKAKQLIMEYANAGAEDSHLGHVEFGSECSSSRASSGELDDVSIDIASMTKHNNKNPKKKKFFSKLRKLVLGKGKENREVSTLERRVSISSCSFDDFTGRDSHDSYSSFMAEPNIPDSRRHGDHGFGTHSSLDSAKSSPLGTEIVGERSDHSGVKSVSSREEKVNAFGPSARLDSSKAIPEDVEIHKFADALITSRSGSMSSRRSSSFRH; encoded by the exons ATGCCCAACCCTCGTGATTGCAGCAGCAGCGGCGTTGGTGGGCCGAGCGCCGGGGACTCCAAGGACTTGCCCCAACTATTCCTCAGGGTGGGCGCGGCCGTCACGCTCTCTGTCGCCGGGCTGCTCTTCTCGCGGCGCCAGCGGCCGCCCCGGCAGCTCCTGctgccgccacctcctcctcctccctcag AGTCGGATGATGCTTGCAGCATGAAGGCCAGAACAGGGCTCAAGGAGCTGAGGATCCTAAAAAAT GAGGATACCAAGGCAAAAATTATCAGTGGGAACTCTGTGCACACGACCACTACCACTACGACAACCACCACCACAGCACTAGTACCATTGGCCCCCAAATGCAGAAGCCTTGCTGATGATGAAGGGTACCTCCTTCCAGAGTTCAATGAAATGGTTCTCAATGAATTTGGCCGAGATATAGACAGCATTCCAACCACACCTGCAGCGAGAGTAAGGGAAGATGTATCAAATGACCATGAAGTCCACAAGCTTAGAGATTTGGTGAGATCACTGCAAGAAAGAGATAAGACCCTGGAGCTACAGCTTCTGGAGTGTTACGGTTTGCAGGAGCAAGATGCTGCAGTGAGGGAGCTTGAGAATCAACTGAAGATTAACAATGTCGAATCAAAGTTGTACTTGTTGAAGATTGAATCTTTACAGTCTGAAAACCAGAGGATGCAAACACAGTTGTCAGAGAACTCAAAGATAATCTCTGAGCTTGAGGCGACAAGAACAAAGTGCAAGTTGCTGAAGAAGAAGTTGATATCAGATGCAGAACAGGCTAAGGAGCAAATCACTTCCCTTCAGAAAATGGTCGATTCATTGCAGCACAAACAGACTGATGAGGAGAAAAATCATATTGAGGTTGAAAAGAAACTGAAGAGACTAGAGGAGCTGGAAAAGGAGGCAACAGAGCTAAGAGCTGCAAATTCAAGGCTGCAGCAGGAGAATGCACATCTTATTAGGCGACTGGAGGTTACACGCCTACCCCCTGTACCCAAGTCCAAAAATAGCATGGAG GTAAAAGCATTGGAGGAGGCTGATCGATTGAAGCAAGAAACTGATAAGTTGGCTAAAGAGGTTGAACAACTTCAGAGTCACAGGTTTGCAGATGTTGAAGAATTGGTATATCTGAAATGGATAAATGCCTGCCTACGGTATGAGCTGAGAAACAAGGATGCTCCATCAGGGAAGACTGTTGCGCGAGATCTTAGCAAGACCCTGAGCCCCAAATCTGAACTGAAGGCCAAGCAGCTGATAATGGAATATGCCAATGCGGGTGCAGAGGACAGTCACTTGGGCCATGTCGAATTTGGTTCAGAGTGCTCTTCCTCACGGGCTTCGTCAGGTGAACTGGATGATGTATCAATTGATATTGCTTCGATGACAAAGCATAATAATAAAAACCCCAAAAAGAAAAAGTTCTTCTCTAAGCTTCGGAAACTGGTGCTGGGAAAAGGGAAGGAGAACCGTGAAGTTTCTACTCTGGAGAGGAGAGTGTCTATTTCAAGTTGTTCATTCGATGACTTCACTGGAAGGGATTCACATGATAGCTATTCTTCATTCATGGCAGAACCAAACATACCTGATAGTCGACGACATGGTGATCATGGCTTTGGTACACATTCTTCTTTGGACAGCGCAAAATCTAGTCCTCTTGGCACAGAAATTGTAGGTGAAAGAAGTGATCATTCTGGGGTCAAGAGTGTATCTTCTAGAGAGGAAAAGGTAAATGCATTTGGTCCCAGCGCTCGCCTTGATAGTAGcaaggccatacctgaggatgtTGAGATCCATAAATTTGCTGATGCGCTGATCACATCAAGGTCAGGTTCCATGTCGTCAAGAAGGTCGTCATCCTTCCGACACTGA